The nucleotide window CGTGGCCGTGGGCACGGTGAGGCTCGTGGCCATGTTGGCCGCCAGGCTCTTCGCCATACCGCGCAGCGGGGTCGCGACATCCTGCGGGGGAGTGGGGGCGGCGGCGGAGACCACCGGCTGCGGGTTGGTGATGGGCGCGTCGGCCGGAACCGGCTCGGGCTTGGGGGCGATCGAGGTGGTGCGCGCGGTGCGCGGCCCGCCGAGCACCGGGATCGGCGCGGTGATCGGGTGCGCGTCCGCGGTGGGCGTCGCGGGCGCCTCGGCCAGCGGCGGGACCTCCGCGGCGGCGGGCGCGGCAGCGGCGGCAGTGCCGGCCGATGCGGGCTCGGCGTCAGCGGATGCCTTCAGCGCCGTCGCAGTCTGGTGGTAACTGTCCAGAATCGGCCACCAGGACTGATCCACCGAGTTCTTGTCGATGAGGTAACGTTCGTAAAATTCGTCTACGAGCCATTCGTTGGCTCCGAATTCAGCAGAGGCCGTTTCTTCGGACCCACCGCCGGTCAACTGGTTCGACACAGCTGATCGCCCACTCTCTTCGTTGATTCTGATTCTCCATGGCGATCACAACCGCCGGGTCAGTGTGTTGATATCAAGACTAATCCCATCGAGGTGCTGCGCCGGTACGGCTTGTGGGGACTAGCGTTAAAAACATGCAGTTCTATGGAGCGGTGCCCCGCCACGATTTGACCTATTCCGACGTCTTCCTGGTGCCCAGCCAGTCGGCCATCAACAGCCGTCTCGACGTGTCCCTCGCCCCCGGCGACGGCACCGCGGCGACCATCCCGATCGTGTCCGCCAACATGAACTCGGTCACCGGACCTCGTCTGGCCGCATCGCTCGCCCGCCGCGGCGGCCTCGGCGTGTTGCCCCAGGACATGCACCTACAGGACCTCGACGCCGCCATCCGCTGGGTGAAGGCCCAGCCCGTGCAGTTCGACACCCCGTTCGTGTTCGCACCAGACGCCACCGTGGCCGACGCGCTCCGTCAGGTGCCGCCCGTCGAGGGCCAGGGCCTGGTCATCCACGACGGCGACGAGACCTACCTGGGCTGCATCGACGCCGCCAGGCTCGCCACGGCACTGCCGGATGCCCGCCTCGGCGACCTTCTGCACGGCCCTCTCGCCTCCCTCGACGCCGAGGACATCGACAGTGCGCGCGGCGCGTTCGACGTGATGAGCGCCGCCGACCTCGACTTCGCCCCCGTGCTGCTGCGCGGCAAGCTGGTCGGCACGCTCAGCCGCAAGAGCGCCCTGCGATCCACCCTGTACCAGCCGGCCGTCGACGCCTCCGGCCGGCTGCTCGTGGCCGCGGCCGTCGGCATCAACGGCGACGTCGCCGCCAAGGCCACGGCGCTGGCCGCCGCCGGCGTCGACGTGCTCGTGCTCGACACCGCGCACGGCCACCAGGACGGCATGATCCGGGCGTTGAAAACCGTCTCGGCGCTCAAGCTCGGCATCCCCATCGTCGCCGGCAACGTCGTCACCGCCGATGCCGTCGAGCACCTCGTGGGCGCCGGCGCGAACATCATCAAGGTGGGCGTCGGCCCCGGCGCCATGTGCACGACCCGCATGATGACCGCCGTCGGCCGGCCGCAGTTCTCCGCCGTGCTCGAGACCGCGGAGGCCGCAGGCAAGCTCGGCGCCCACGTGTGGGCGGATGGCGGAGTGCGCTACCCGCGCGACGTGGCGCTCGCGCTCGCCGCCGGTGCCGCCTCCGTGATGATCGGCTCCTGGTTCGCGGGCACCATCGAGGCGCCGGGAACCCTGGACACCGACGCATCCGGCGCCCTCTACAAGGAGAGCTGGGGAATGGCGTCGACCAAGGCCGTGCGCGAACGGTTCGACAGGCTCGACGCCTACGAGCTGGCCCGTAAGACCCTCTTCGCGGAGGGCATCTCCTCGTCGAAGATCTACCTCGACCCGCTGCGCCCCTCGCTCGAAGACCTGCTCGACATGATCACCTCCGGCGTGCGCAGTTCGTTCACCTACGCGGGGGCGGCCAGCGTGGCCGAATTCCACGACCGG belongs to Cryobacterium sp. SO2 and includes:
- a CDS encoding GuaB1 family IMP dehydrogenase-related protein; translated protein: MQFYGAVPRHDLTYSDVFLVPSQSAINSRLDVSLAPGDGTAATIPIVSANMNSVTGPRLAASLARRGGLGVLPQDMHLQDLDAAIRWVKAQPVQFDTPFVFAPDATVADALRQVPPVEGQGLVIHDGDETYLGCIDAARLATALPDARLGDLLHGPLASLDAEDIDSARGAFDVMSAADLDFAPVLLRGKLVGTLSRKSALRSTLYQPAVDASGRLLVAAAVGINGDVAAKATALAAAGVDVLVLDTAHGHQDGMIRALKTVSALKLGIPIVAGNVVTADAVEHLVGAGANIIKVGVGPGAMCTTRMMTAVGRPQFSAVLETAEAAGKLGAHVWADGGVRYPRDVALALAAGAASVMIGSWFAGTIEAPGTLDTDASGALYKESWGMASTKAVRERFDRLDAYELARKTLFAEGISSSKIYLDPLRPSLEDLLDMITSGVRSSFTYAGAASVAEFHDRAKVGIQSAAGYEEGKALVVSW